AGAGATAAGCTTATAAAAAGAATGGAAGAAAAGATAAAGGATGCAAATGTTAAGTCTCTTGTACTTTCTTATCTTTTTGGTACTGCTCAGGATGTTATGTCTTTTGAATATCAGGCTTCTTTTTGGCGTACAGGCCTTTTGCACCTTTTGGTTGTTTCAGGCTTTCACCTGACACTTATAGCACTAATACTAAGGTATTTACTGCCTGGTAGGTATGGTTTTTTTCTTGCACTCTTGGGAGTTAGTTGGTACGCTTTTTTTGTGGTACCTATGGATCCACCCGTCTTGAGAGCTCACCTAATGATTCTCTTTGCCATACTAATAAGGCTCTTGGATAGAAGACCCGATTACCTAAATTTGCTCTTCTTTTCGGGCTCTGTAATACTTTTCCTTTACCCCGAATATCTAACATCTTACTCCTTTTGGCTATCCTTTAGCGCTACACTTTATCTGATACTGTCTAGCACGAACATAGAGAGCATAAAAAACTCCCTGCCAGAGCGCCTTTATCCCGTATTTGTATCTTTTTGGGGTAGTTTTTTTGCTTTTTTGGGTACTGCAAGTATAGTTTCCACCTTTTCCCTGACAACACCAGCCAGCGTTCTGTTTACACCCATAGTGGGAATTCTCTTTGTACCTTTTACCGCTTACGGAATTTTGGAACTTCTAACTTTTTTCAGCCTTCCTTCTTTCCCCCTTGAGTACTTAGGTAAAGCTATACTATCCCTTGTGAGCTTACTGTCTTATATGAGCCTTACGGTAAACACACCCCTTTCTGTAAAAGAAGCCATCTTTATAACCCTTTTATCTGCACTTATGCTTTACTTTTTAAAAAATTGGTGGAAACTCCTTGCAGGAGCTCCGCTTATGCCTTTTTTATTACGATCCTTGTTATGAGGTCCTCACCCACATCCCAGCGAGGCACCTCTTTAAAGGGTATTTGGCTTTCCTCAAGCTTATCGTAAAAGACCTTTCCTTTCTCGGTCGCTACCATAACTTCTGCACTTTCTTTTATGGGCACCACATCCACGAGCTTACTTTTTGTATGTATCAAAAGGCGCATACCCTTAGAACCTCTGCTTTTAACTGGTATATCATCTAGACTTACCTTCCTAACACTTCCCTTTTCTGTTATAAGCACAAGGTATGGATAGTCCTTTAAAGCCCTTGCTCCTTTGAGTATATCTCCCTCCTCAAGCCTTATACCTATAACACCTTTGGAACCCACTGTGGCAGGAGGAATCTCTTTTATAGGAAACCTGAGCCATTTGCCTTTCTGAGTGAAGAGCAAAAGATCGCCTTCTTCTGGGGACTGCAAAACTCTGATCACTTGATCTTCCTCTTCAGAAAACTTTATTATGGACATACCTTGAGCTTTGTACTCAAAGTCCACGATAGGTATCTTTTTCACATACCCTAACTTGGTTATCAGAATAATGCGATCACTTGCCTGAGACCTCACAAAGGCACCTACGATACTTTCCTCCTCTTCTTTAAAAGACACCTTGCTCCCTTGAAGAGCTTGAGAACCCGCTATCCAATAAACCCTACCTTTGTTGGATACCATAAATAGTCCTTCATCAAAGGGAACATCTAATACATTAACCACTTCTTCTTCCTGCAACTCTTCAAGGGGCATGATCTTTCCGTTGGAATATATGACTACCGTAAGTTGTCCCACTTTCTCCTCTTCAAATCCAAGAACAAAACTCTTTCTTGGGGAAGGAAACTCTCTTGATATCTCCTCCATCTCTTGTACAAACACCTTTATTCTCTCTTCCTCACTGCCTATGAGCTTTTTGTAATAATCTATTTTTTGCATAAGTTCTTCCCTTTCTTCCTCAAGCTTTTTGCTTTCAAGAGATGTGAGCCTTTGGAGTCTCATGTCAAGCACAGCATAGGCTTGTTTTTCACTAAGGGAGTATTTTTGTATGAGTTTTTCCTTTGCCTGTGCTGTGTCCTGAGAGCTTCTTATATCTTGTATCACTTGATCCATATGCCTTATAGCGGTGAGTAGTCCTTCCACTATGTGCAGTCTATCTTCTGCCTTTCTTAGGTAATGTTTGGACCTTCTGAGAATAACCTCAAGCCTGTGTCTTAGGAATTCTTGCAAAAGCCCTTTTATACCTACCTGTTTGGGTTCGTTGTCTATAAGCACTACAAAGTTTATGGGAAAGTTTTTCCGCAAAGCGGTGTATCTGTAAAGCTTTTCCAATACTTTTTGACCGTCCGCATCTCTTTTTAGCTCTACGACTATCCTTATGCCTTCTTTGTCAGATTCGTCCCTTATATCGGATATCTCTTTGAGCTTTCCTTCCCTTACGAGCTCTGCCATTCTCTTTATGAGTTCTGCCTTATTTACCTGATAGGGTATTTCCGTTATGACTATCTGCTGTCTTCCCCCTTGTAGTTTTTCTATGTGAGCCTTTGCCCTTATCCTTACATGTCCCTTTCCTGTGTGATAGTACTCAATAAGCTCAGAGTAGTTTTCTATGATGCCACCTGTGGGAAAATCTGGACCCTTTATATGTTTCATTATCTCTTCCGTTGATAAGTCTGGATTTTTTGCAAGCTCTATCAAAGCCTTACAAACTTCTCTGAGGTTATGGGGTGGTATAGAAGTGGCTAATCCTACCGCTATACCTGTAGACCCGTTGCAAAGCATGTTGGGAAACTTAGAAGGCAAAACTGATGGCTCTAAGGTAGAACCGTCAAAGTTAGGTACGAAATCAACGGTATCCTCCTCTATGTCTTCAAGGAGTTTTATGGCTACCTTGGAAAGTTTAGCCTCTGAATACCTCATAGCTGCCGGAGGATCACCGTCTATAGAGCCAAAGTTCCCCTGCCCCTTTATAAGAGGGTATCTCATGTTAAAGTCCTGAGCCATCCTAACCAAAGCGTCATAAACAGCCTGATCTCCGTGAGGGTGGTAGTATCCCAAAACTGTCCCTACTATTCTTGCACTCTTTACAAAAGGTTTATCCGGTGTTAGGTTCATCTGGTACATGGCATAGAGTATCCTTCTTTGGACAGGTTTTAGCCCATCGCGAGCGTCGGGAATAGCTCGCCCTACTATGACGGACATAGCATAGTCTATGTAGGACTGCTTTACCTCTTCTTCTATGGGGACTGTTGTGATCTCCATGGGTAATATTATAATTATACATTATACGCTCAGTAGAGAAATTAGTTTAAAGCTAAATTTAGAAACTCAAGGATAAAAGAGGCAAGAGGATAAAGCTCTTTAGTAAAGCTTTGTGCTTAATTTCTCTACTGGGCGTGTATAGAATTATATTTTTTTATTTCATGTACACTCACATCGTCATAAGAGGAGCAAGACAGCACAACCTAAAAAATATTAACCTTGACATACCCAAGAACAAGCTAGTGGTCATAACGGGACCTTCTGGAAGTGGTAAGTCTTCTCTGGCTTTTGACACCATATACGCAGAAGGGCAAAGAAGGTATGTGGAATCTCTCTCTTCTTACGCACGACAGTTTTTGGGTATGATGGAAAAGCCTGATGTGGATATCATAGAGGGCCTTTCTCCTGCCATAGCTATAGACCAAAAAACAACTTCCAAAAACCCACGCTCCACCGTAGGCACTGTTACTGAGATCTATGACTACATGAGAGTTCTGTGGGCAAACATAGGAAAACCTCACTGTCCCATCTGTAAGAGATTACTTGAAGGTCTTTCTGCTCACGAGATGCTTGAAAAAATATGGGAAAAGTATAGACAAAGGCGTATCACCGTTCTTTCTCCCGTGGTCAGAGGTAAAAAGGGTGAGTTCAAAGAGCTCATAAAAGAGCTTTACATGAAAGGCTTTTCCAGAGTAAGGGTAGATGGTGAGTACAAAAGGATAGAAGATGTGCCACCTTTGGAAAAAAACAGGAAACATAACATAGAGGTGGTTATAGACAGGCTAACTCTTGAAGAAGAAGAAAGAGCAAGGCTTCTTGGTGCTATAGAGAAAGCCCTTGAGCTATCGAAGGGACTTTTAATAATTGAGGATGTGGATAAAGGAAAAGAGGAGGTTTTCAGCGAAAGGCTCACCTGTCCAGATCACGGTTTTTCTTTGCAGGAGCTATCCCCAAGGCTCTTTTCTTTTAACTCACCTTATGGTGCTTGTCCCACGTGCAAAGGTTTGGGTGTAAAGTGGGAGATAGACACCAAGCTTCTTATAGATGAACAAGAGCCAGCAGTAGATGCCTTTAGGATAACCGAATCCTCCTTCTTTAACTACCTTAAGTATCCCATATCCAACATACTCAGGCAGCTGGGCTACGATCCCAGAATACCCTTTAAGGACCTTCCTCAGAGCGTAAGGCATCTTCTACTCTATGGAGGTGAGGTAAAGGGAGCGGTATTTGAAGGAGTGGTCAAGCACCTTGAGAGAAGGTTTATGGAAGAAGATGCGGAAAGAATAAGGGAAGAGATAAATGAGTACATAAAGGAAAAACCTTGTCCTACTTGTGGTGGTGCAAGACTGAGAGATGAGGCTCTTTCTGTGCTGGTAATGGGTAAAAACATTTGGGAAGTGTGTAATATGCCTGTATATAAGACAAAAGAGTTTTTTGAAAACCTAATTGAAAACTTAACGGGTAGGGATTACATAATAGCGGAAAAGCTCATAAAAGAGATCACCGACAGACTTGGCTTTTTGGTAGATGTGGGGCTTGATTACCTTGACCTCGCAAGGTCTGCGGATACTCTTTCTGGTGGAGAGATGCAAAGGATCAGACTTGCAACCCAGATAGGTTCCAAACTCACGGGCGTCCTTTATGTGCTTGACGAACCCTCCATAGGATTACACCCAAGGGACACGCAAAAGCTCATAAGAACCTTGAAGCATCTGAGAGATCTGGGCAACACGGTCATAGTGGTGGAGCACGATCCAGAGACTATAATGTCTGCTGATTGGATCATAGATATGGGTCCGGGTGCAGGAAAGCATGGGGGTCAGGTAGTAGCGCAGGGCACAGTAGAGGACATAATGGCTCATCCTCATTCCCTTACGGGTGCTTACCTCTCGGGAAGGCTCACTATAGAAGTCCCTCAAAAGAGGAGAAGACCCACGGGCAAGTGGATAAGGATAGTGGGGGCAAAAAAGCACAACCTTAAAAACATTACTGTTGAGATACCTTTGGGACTTTTTGTGTGTATCACTGGCGTATCAGGTAGCGGAAAATCAACACTCATATACGACATCTTGTGGAAGTATGCAAAAGCGGTCTTTTACGAAGGTGAAGGAGAAATAGATGGTTTTGAAAGGATAGAGGGGCTTGAACACATTGACAGAGTAATAAACGTAGATCAATCTCCTATAGGAAGGACACCTAGGAGCAATCCTGCCACTTACACCAAGCTTTTTGACCTTATAAGGGATCTCTTTGCAAGCACACCAGAAGCCAAGGCAAGGGGCTATACCGCAGGAAGGTTTTCCTTCAATGTAAAGGGAGGCAGGTGTGAAGCATGTCAAGGTGAAGGTGTTATAAAAGTCGAAATGCACTTCTTACCACCTGTTTATGTAACCTGCGATGTGTGTAAAGGAAAAAGGTATAACAAAGAAACCTTGGACATTCTCTTCAAAGGCAAGAATATAGCGGAAGTGCTTGACATGACAGTGGATGAGGCTTACGAGTTTTTCTACCACCACACAGCTATAAGAAGGAAGCTTGAACTTTTAAGAGATGTGGGGCTTGGCTACATAAAACTTGGACAGCCTGCAACAACCCTTTCGGGCGGGGAGGCACAGAGAATAAAGTTAGCCAGAGAGCTTTCCAAGAAAGACACGGGAAGAACACTTTACCTTCTTGATGAACCCACTACTGGGCTTCACATGGACGATGTGAAAAAGCTCATCCATGTCCTTCAGAGACTTGTGGAAAAGGGCAATACGGTGGTGGTCATAGAGCACAACATGGATGTGATAAAGTGTGCCGACTGGATAATAGACATGGGACCAGAAGGTGGTGAAAAGGGCGGTCAGGTGGTAGCTTTTGGCACACCAGAGGAAGTGTCAGAAAACCCAAATTCTTACACAGGCTTGTACCTAAGGAGTTATCTCTCTCATGTGCCTTCTGGTAGTAGCTCTATGATGAGGTAATCTCCTTCTATCTTTGCGGAGACAGGATCGTAGTTTCTTAGCTTTCTTGGAAGCATTATGTGGCTCTTGAAGTTTCTCCATCTTACGGTGATCTCACCGTCAGCTTTTAGGACACTTAGTCCCTCTTTTGTTAAAAAGGGTGCTCTGAGCCTTACAAAATACTTATCCTTTTCCTGCAGGAACTCATAAGGCTTTTCCTTGAAAAACGCATGAGATGGGTCTTTATCTCCGTATATGAGATTAGCGAGGATGCTGAGCTTTTCAAGACCAACCACCTCGTCCTCAAGCATGGGAACGGTAAATATGGGAACAGGAGCAAACAGCGCCTTTATGTCCTCCAGATACTTTCTTTGCATAGATACCCATTTGTGAAAGGTGTTGCACTCTTCTGCTTCTGTTGGTAGAACTTTATTTACAATAACTGCGTCCACATTTACACCAAAGAGATTGAAGTATAAAAAAGCTCTCTGGCTCTCTTTGAGCACCATCTTCTCAGGATTTGCAACTAATCTAACAGATGTTATTTCAGGGTCTATAAGTATCTCATCCACACCTTTGAGTTTTTCGTAAAAGTTTTCCAAAGCCTGAAAGTAAGAGTCATCGGGTATAGGTACGTCTGTTATCCTTCTTGCCACAGGCCTTGCCACCCTAAAGATGGTTCTTTCCACATTAAACACTTTCTTCATATACCACTTTAGAACTGTAGGCATGGACACAAAGCGCAAAGACTCACCAGTGGGAGGAAGGTCAAGCACAAGCACATCAAACTCTCCTTCTTTGTAATACTTGTTTACATAAAGTAGGCTGGTCACCTCTTCCATACCTGGGAGAATGGCAAGCTCCTCTGATACCACTTTGTCAAGCCCCGTTGTGTTAAAAAGAAGCTCCAAAAATCTGTACACATCTCCCCAATACCTGTCTATCTCTTCCTGTATGTCTATCTCCTGAATGTAAAGTTTGTCATTTATCTTTATGGGGAGGCCCCTTGCCTTAATCTTTTCACTCTCTGGAATGTCAAAGGCATCACCCAAGCTGTGAGCAGGGTCCAAGGATACCACTATGGTCTTATAACCCAGCTGTGAAAGTCTGTAGGCGGTAGATGCAGATATGGTGGTTTTCCCTACACCACCTTTTCCGGAAAATAAAATGACTCTCATAGGTAAATATTTTAGTGTTCCTGTGTGTAGATGGCAATTGAAAATTATTTGCAGATAATATATAATGATGTTTAAGGAGGTGAAAGGCATGAGAAAAAAGGTAGTCATAGCGGTAGCGGGGAGTTTATTCCTTTTGGGTGCAAGTAAGTCCGAGGATGTAAAGCTACTGGAAGAGGCAAAAAGATACTTTCAACCTCTTCCAAAGGTAGCAGATAGTAAGGAAAATCCCATCACCCCAGAAAAGGTAAGACTCGGAAAGATGCTTTATTACGACCCTAGGCTCTCAAAGAGTGGTTTAATAAGCTGCAATACCTGTCATAATCTTGCAACCTACGGTGTAGATAACCTACCCACCTCTGTAGGACACAGGTGGCAGATAGGTCCTAGGAATGCTCCTACTACGCTCAATGCTGCACTTCACATAGCCCAGTTTTGGGACGGAAGAGCAAAGGATGTGGAAGAGCAGGCAAAAGGACCTATACTCAACCCAATAGAGATGGCTATGGACTCACCTCAGGAAGTGATCCAA
The Hydrogenobacter hydrogenophilus DNA segment above includes these coding regions:
- a CDS encoding ComEC/Rec2 family competence protein; the protein is MKGRHIKHLLLFFLVLLVSFLRVEKDKGYLPDDLGSGSLVVSVEGVPQGDERGLKVKVKLLGGDIPELYRRVGYLTLFGAEDLPSRRFEVFGHVKVHNGKIFISSSWRDVKKIILVGESQRDKLIKRMEEKIKDANVKSLVLSYLFGTAQDVMSFEYQASFWRTGLLHLLVVSGFHLTLIALILRYLLPGRYGFFLALLGVSWYAFFVVPMDPPVLRAHLMILFAILIRLLDRRPDYLNLLFFSGSVILFLYPEYLTSYSFWLSFSATLYLILSSTNIESIKNSLPERLYPVFVSFWGSFFAFLGTASIVSTFSLTTPASVLFTPIVGILFVPFTAYGILELLTFFSLPSFPLEYLGKAILSLVSLLSYMSLTVNTPLSVKEAIFITLLSALMLYFLKNWWKLLAGAPLMPFLLRSLL
- a CDS encoding DNA gyrase/topoisomerase IV subunit A, whose translation is MEITTVPIEEEVKQSYIDYAMSVIVGRAIPDARDGLKPVQRRILYAMYQMNLTPDKPFVKSARIVGTVLGYYHPHGDQAVYDALVRMAQDFNMRYPLIKGQGNFGSIDGDPPAAMRYSEAKLSKVAIKLLEDIEEDTVDFVPNFDGSTLEPSVLPSKFPNMLCNGSTGIAVGLATSIPPHNLREVCKALIELAKNPDLSTEEIMKHIKGPDFPTGGIIENYSELIEYYHTGKGHVRIRAKAHIEKLQGGRQQIVITEIPYQVNKAELIKRMAELVREGKLKEISDIRDESDKEGIRIVVELKRDADGQKVLEKLYRYTALRKNFPINFVVLIDNEPKQVGIKGLLQEFLRHRLEVILRRSKHYLRKAEDRLHIVEGLLTAIRHMDQVIQDIRSSQDTAQAKEKLIQKYSLSEKQAYAVLDMRLQRLTSLESKKLEEEREELMQKIDYYKKLIGSEEERIKVFVQEMEEISREFPSPRKSFVLGFEEEKVGQLTVVIYSNGKIMPLEELQEEEVVNVLDVPFDEGLFMVSNKGRVYWIAGSQALQGSKVSFKEEEESIVGAFVRSQASDRIILITKLGYVKKIPIVDFEYKAQGMSIIKFSEEEDQVIRVLQSPEEGDLLLFTQKGKWLRFPIKEIPPATVGSKGVIGIRLEEGDILKGARALKDYPYLVLITEKGSVRKVSLDDIPVKSRGSKGMRLLIHTKSKLVDVVPIKESAEVMVATEKGKVFYDKLEESQIPFKEVPRWDVGEDLITRIVIKKA
- the uvrA gene encoding excinuclease ABC subunit UvrA — translated: MYTHIVIRGARQHNLKNINLDIPKNKLVVITGPSGSGKSSLAFDTIYAEGQRRYVESLSSYARQFLGMMEKPDVDIIEGLSPAIAIDQKTTSKNPRSTVGTVTEIYDYMRVLWANIGKPHCPICKRLLEGLSAHEMLEKIWEKYRQRRITVLSPVVRGKKGEFKELIKELYMKGFSRVRVDGEYKRIEDVPPLEKNRKHNIEVVIDRLTLEEEERARLLGAIEKALELSKGLLIIEDVDKGKEEVFSERLTCPDHGFSLQELSPRLFSFNSPYGACPTCKGLGVKWEIDTKLLIDEQEPAVDAFRITESSFFNYLKYPISNILRQLGYDPRIPFKDLPQSVRHLLLYGGEVKGAVFEGVVKHLERRFMEEDAERIREEINEYIKEKPCPTCGGARLRDEALSVLVMGKNIWEVCNMPVYKTKEFFENLIENLTGRDYIIAEKLIKEITDRLGFLVDVGLDYLDLARSADTLSGGEMQRIRLATQIGSKLTGVLYVLDEPSIGLHPRDTQKLIRTLKHLRDLGNTVIVVEHDPETIMSADWIIDMGPGAGKHGGQVVAQGTVEDIMAHPHSLTGAYLSGRLTIEVPQKRRRPTGKWIRIVGAKKHNLKNITVEIPLGLFVCITGVSGSGKSTLIYDILWKYAKAVFYEGEGEIDGFERIEGLEHIDRVINVDQSPIGRTPRSNPATYTKLFDLIRDLFASTPEAKARGYTAGRFSFNVKGGRCEACQGEGVIKVEMHFLPPVYVTCDVCKGKRYNKETLDILFKGKNIAEVLDMTVDEAYEFFYHHTAIRRKLELLRDVGLGYIKLGQPATTLSGGEAQRIKLARELSKKDTGRTLYLLDEPTTGLHMDDVKKLIHVLQRLVEKGNTVVVIEHNMDVIKCADWIIDMGPEGGEKGGQVVAFGTPEEVSENPNSYTGLYLRSYLSHVPSGSSSMMR
- a CDS encoding TRC40/GET3/ArsA family transport-energizing ATPase, with the protein product MRVILFSGKGGVGKTTISASTAYRLSQLGYKTIVVSLDPAHSLGDAFDIPESEKIKARGLPIKINDKLYIQEIDIQEEIDRYWGDVYRFLELLFNTTGLDKVVSEELAILPGMEEVTSLLYVNKYYKEGEFDVLVLDLPPTGESLRFVSMPTVLKWYMKKVFNVERTIFRVARPVARRITDVPIPDDSYFQALENFYEKLKGVDEILIDPEITSVRLVANPEKMVLKESQRAFLYFNLFGVNVDAVIVNKVLPTEAEECNTFHKWVSMQRKYLEDIKALFAPVPIFTVPMLEDEVVGLEKLSILANLIYGDKDPSHAFFKEKPYEFLQEKDKYFVRLRAPFLTKEGLSVLKADGEITVRWRNFKSHIMLPRKLRNYDPVSAKIEGDYLIIELLPEGT